In the Lates calcarifer isolate ASB-BC8 linkage group LG16_LG22, TLL_Latcal_v3, whole genome shotgun sequence genome, caaaactaAGAAGTAGAGCTGGTGACTGTTGGAACAGTGCAAAAGACCACACAAGATGGTTTTAGAGGGATGTGTCAGTCGAGTCTGAATGAGTGTGTTCTGTATAAAATTGCTGTTTCTGCATATGTTAACAATATTCAAACATAGGTTTCCCCTTAAAATGTTTAAAGTGAGGAATTATAcgttttaattgtattttactCAAACAACACAACTTTCATCAATGGGACACTTTGTAGTGCCCATGTTGTGATGGACACCATGCCCTGGTAGCATATTTGCAAACCCGCCAGAACAAAGTATGGAGGTAAGATATTCTACATTATCACATATgttatttcatttgaattttgaATGGTCTCTAAATTTCCATAAGGGATAAAGACTCACATTTGAATTTAATTCTGTGGCCAGGGACATCCATGGCAACTTTAGATTAGTTTCTAATCAGGCATTGTAGGctcattttacatttgtatGAGCTGTCACATTCCATACTACTGTACTGTAAGTACTAATGgaaacaatgaaataatatcctaatatgacttttttttttttttggcaaaaagTCAATAAGCAaagttcttttaaaaaatattgtgacACACTTATTGCTCTCAAATCTCACTTATTGCTCtacaaatcagatttttatgtgatttataATCATCTATGGCAtattttctgcctttcttttAGGATGTGCTGTCTATAAATGCCATCTTGGCTGTTTGGCCAGCAGCCATTATCACAGTGGCTTTTGTCCCTGCATCATTGCAAGAAAGGAGTATTTCCTTAATCACTTTAAAAACTGCTGCACTCAGCAAGCATCTCCAGCTGTTCCAGCTGCAATGGCAAGTGCTATGACGAAGGCTTCGGACGCTGTTGTGGCACGTACTGCAACAAATATGATGCAGACTTTGACATCAGCAGCTCCACCAGTGATGTCAGCAGAGACAGTTGGTCCTGCAAAGACTCGGGGGACTGCTCTGATGATGGCTTGACAAAGGCCCCTGCAACCACAGAGGCAGTGACTCTGGCAGCTTCCCCAAAGGAAACAGCTTTGATAATTGCAGATCCAATACTATCAGCAACAATGGCCCTCAAAATATTGAGTTCAAGGTACACAATAACAACATGTGGTTTGTGTAATTGGCAacttgagaaaaaaaacctcaagcTGCACATACAAAGACAGCACTCAACGAAAAGTCAGACATTACTGCAAATCATCACCTAAAGTCTgtgtgttgattaaaaaaaagtctgacagTCACTAGTTCACCTGATGTTCTGGAGGTAGAAATTCTGACAGAGATTGTAATGGAGAACTGGTTCAGCAAGAACACAGAGAGTGATTTCTTCGTCGTCTTTCTATTTCACAGTGTTTGTACATTGAACATCAACTGAAAGCATCTAATAAAGTTTGATCATGACTTGAGTGAGGATTTCCTCCCATGTGTATTTGCCTAAAACGCACATAAAAACCATGCAACTAAAGTAAAAAGTGTAAAGTGAAACACAACAGGTAATGTAAACTAAACCAAACTGCCACATCCCCCAGCTCCCCTCTTCCTAGTTTCAATGAAAGAGCCACTTCACACATTCCAGGCAGGGGTGTGAACTCAACTGTCCTTTGAATGGCCAGTCTTTTTAGCTTTCCCCCCTCCAAACTGTGGGATTCCTGACAGAATTAAGATAATTTTTCTCCTCCAGTCTCATCTTTTGTGTTTACCTTGCAAAATTACACCAGTTAATAGTATACCAATAACTACAACACTAACTAAAATAACCTTTTTTAACAACGCAATTTGACTTGATTCACATTTTGTACTTTGTGGAATGGAAGGAATGTAAAACtaacaaacaataaatagtGTACACTATCTCACACAGTATCCCAATTATACACTGGTGAACATGTGAGGAATGTATTGTATTGAATGTTTGTGAAAGTGTATTTCACATGTAAAAATGGTTCATGGTAGATTTATCATGAACTCCCTTAGCAATATTGACCTGCATATATATTGTTGTGATTTTTTGAATGATTACAGTGCACCACTTCTACaatatttctacttttactatAATGTAGCCCTATATTCAATTCGGCTGCGGCTTGGTAGCTTCAGATATTTCAGTGCTGTAGATAGAACCTAGTTTATGTGAGCAACAACTACTGTGATAGAGTACAGCGAGGCCATCATTATGTTCATTTCCGAGTACCACGTAGGGAGGGAAAAACCAGTGGGATTACGTAGACTGCGCGCTGACATCACTGCCTAAAATAGCAGTCCCCATTGGTTGATAGTTTAAAGGGACAGCCACCCACCTCGCTGTGATTGGTTTGCGCCTTTTGAGCACGGATTTCGAATAAGAAGCAACGACTGGCGGATTTTTAGTTGAGCATTTAAAACAGATAGAGCGGGTCTCGGTCGCCGGTCAGTTCAGTTGGCAAAAGGAGGGAAGCAAGAATCTGCTTTGGATAATACTATCTACAAACATAAGGTAAGATGTTTTACTTAACATCTCCCAGCCTCCGAAGTGTCGATATTAAGATGCTAGGTGTGTAATAATGGGTTTGTCAGCAACGTTAGCTAGCCTGAGTAACGTTACTCATTAGTTAGGTCGGTCGAAAAGCAATGGGAATGAAATGTCTACTAACAATACGAACGGACACTATGCTGAGTTTCAGAGTATATTTAGTACTGATAGTTTTGGTAAATGCTGTTGCAGAAGAGCTGGTAAAGTAAGTTTCCGTCTTAGTTTTAAACTAGTCATACGCCCACTGTACGCGCGAAAATGTAGGTCAGTAAATGATGTTATCTGGCACTAGACATTTATCTGTTAATAAGCATTAGGTTATAGCATAGGGGGAGTTTTGTGTCGAAAACACGAACATATGCATTTAATGACTTGGGTCCTCTGGGTGAGTATATTCACGTCACTGCTGATACCTTTCCGCCAAATCTACATCGCGCCAAAACCAAccatttgttttgtaaaatatttggCGGTAGAGTGCCAAATTATATTCAAAGTTGGTCTTAACAATTTAATAACAATATGGTCATGTTATTTCCGCATTCATGTCAGGAATCTTAATAGCTAATATTGATGTTGGAGGTAGCAAGGCCTACGTTAGCTTGCATGAGAGAAGCCATGCTGACAGTCACATTCAGTATGTAAAGTTTAATATAATCTCCTGATCTGTCTGCTTTATCTAGGAGTCTACATACAAGACGGTGTGTATGTTTCATCCTAAGAAAGCCACAATGAAATGCCCTCGCTACGAGGTCACCAAGACCAACAATATGGAGAAAAGCTCTGCTAATGTGGCTGCTGCAGAGTACAAGGGGCTTCACCACAAAGCTTCCCCAATGAAAGAGCCCACCCCCATCAAACCTCAGTGCCCACCTGCAGGGGTGACCACAGTGTTGTTCTCTCTCAACAACACCACCAGAGCAGTCCACAACAAGGAAAACAGCACCAGCAGGGAGCATGACAGGACTCTGGATGAAGGGCATGAGGACAGCGGTTATTTGTCTCTACACAACAGCCAGATTGATGATCACCATGGGGATGAAGAGGACGACCACATCCAGAAAAAactcacagcagctctgctgcCTTCCTCTACACATCATGAAAAGACAATCTCACCAAATAATTCTCCCTCCAAATGTCAAGGGAGGACAAACTCTAGCTATCCAGTGGTGGCGGCTTCCACTCCTGTAGATCGTCCCAGGAGGAGAACAGCAGCATATTCATCATCATCCACCCCTTCCAATCGTCACAGTGACCCCAACCTGCCTATATTGAAGTTTCAGCAGGCTGTGTGTGAGGAGCTTGCCAAGAGCTATCGGAAGAATAAGAAGTAAGATTTTATTCTCATATTGTGGCTTTAAAGAGAgcaacaaagacattttactCATTTGCTGCTGGCAGGTACTAGATACTGGCCTATATTAGGGGCAGAAAAGCACCAAATGTCTCTGCCTATGGTATATCTTAACAAACTGTAATAAGGGAGTGGGAAGTCTGTTTTCATAGTCCTATACTCAGTGAAACCATATTAGGGTTTAAGATTAAGAAAATTACTTCTCACATCCACTATTCCATTTGACCGAACAAGACttgcacaaatgtaaaatgttcagTAAATAAGTGAatcacagttgtttttctgtgtctcagGTATGACTGGAGCATTGTCTCAAAGGTGGCAGAGGATTATCTTTTGGATCGGGTGATCGGAGGCCAGATGGGCCGGGAGTATGTCGACATGTTCACATCACTGCTGTCCAGGAACATGAGAAGCATCCTGACCAACATCCTGGCCCTGCTGGGAGACATGGACCTCATTAGGTAAACTTCAAATGCTTCACCATGTTGAGAGACGGATGTGTTTTATCTATCTGTTTAAAGCCAAACACAATTAGCAACTGTTGTAAATAATTCAACTCTCTCTTCATAGTTACCGTGTCTTCTCTTTATTCATCACATGTTCACCTTTTCTCACCCCACAGCTGTAAGAAAGTGAGCAGGACATGGAGGAAGATCATCTGTGAGGATACTACAGCTCTGAGCAGGTGTCGGCAAGCTGAGGAAGCACTCAGGGTgaggaaacccacacacaaacccacGCAAGTgttctcacatttaagaaacaTAAGTGAGAAACTGGTATTTTGTTGCCTTGGATCATCAGTGGGATTGTACACTTACAGAGGAAAGATGCTGCCTCTGATCTTTACATGCTTGGCATGATGAATCAtagctcaaacacacaccatgtaTGTCCTGAAATGATACTAGGAATTCTTAAgtgctaaagttgaaggcaactggaaGCCCAGTAGCCTTCAACTTaagcacttaagactaccatgacctggatgactgagaaccttcacAGAGACACTGGGAATTACACCACAGAACAACCACCTTATATTGCTTTTATCATCAAACtcaaaaaaatcacacatttctAAATTTGTATTCAATTTAACTTGAGGTTTGGTGTATGTTTTATCTTAATTTGTGTTTCATGTGGATCTTTCAAGATCGCAGTGCATGTTCAGGCATACTTggtttaaaaactgtgaaatactAATACCCACTGAAACCTATTCTATGTGTTTTGCATGTTCTAAACagtttgtttattcttttgtttAGGAGTCAAGGAGCTCTTTGAGACAAAGGGGTTGTGGTCTAACAAGAGATGTGGCTGTGTCCAGGATGGTGCTATCCTGCATGCAGACCCTGGCCTCATCAAGcactccatcatcatcatcatcatcatcatcctcttcttcctcatctgcCCAGAGCTGCAAGGTCAATAGACGAACTCCTCTCTCTCAAAAGGGCAACATGCCCAATTCTCAGTGTACACGCTTCAAAGATTACATGCAGGTGAGTGTTCTGCATCtaacttattttcattattgatttaatCTACCAGTTATTTTTTCTGTAACTTATTTGGCCCTATAaaagaaaattgtgaaaatgccAATCAGTGTACCAAAGTCAAAGGGCTAAATGTccagatgtatttattttaatacaatGTAAGACAACTaatgacagtaaaatattatttttgagAACCCGGAACCATCGGTAAGCAATAagcatttttacttgaaaatagttgctgattagTTTTTCTATTCATCCATATATTGGATGATTATTGCAGCCCTAGTATAAAGGTATATTGGGGTTGTCACAGTGAAACCTGCTGGAGTTTTGGTGTGGCATTGCTCTTGCATACaatagtgaaaaataaattttaGGCTATGGGCAtacattaatgtatttttcttgaGATTCTAGCTTTAACTAATGCATGTCTTCTGTCCAGGCTGCCAGCACTCTGAAGCAACACGAGTCTCTGCGTCCCTGCAAGCGCTGCGGATCACCAGCAACTCATTCAGCTGAGACCCAGAGGGCCACATGCACACGCCTCAACTGTCTCTTCGACTTCTGCACCTGCTGTCAGGAGGCTTTCCACGGCTCGACACCCTGCCGAACGGTGCAGCCCAGGACCCAGTTTCTCAGTTCCAAGACAACCCCGATCATACCGGGGAGCGCTCGCAGCAAGAGGAACATCAGGCGCTTATGACAGAGTTTTACTGAGATTTTAATCACTGACTGTTTTAACTGGGCAGGGTCATCTCTCTCTGCACCGGCAGCTTGGACAGCgagggatgttttttttttttttaatgcaaggATGGTCTGGAAGTGGCTTCTGCATGTGAACAATGTGGCAATAAAAATTTGTGTAACAGGCAGACCTAAATCCATCTGAATCAACTGACTGAAGcacttgttaaaaaaaaaaaacactactggGACAATCAACCAGAAAGTGTCATCTGGCTAAAACTGTTGTCGTCTGTGAGCGACAAACAAATCTGATGCCAAAAAGACTGATATCCTTTAAAATGTAcaattttattatgttttaaaatgaaatgtatgtaaatgtattttattgtcacattttaaatagttttgtatatattttttgcaaTAAATGTTAATTTTCAGGATATCTTTAAATGTTCAGATTCAGTGTATCTGTGTTTCATGTAAATAGACGTTTCATAAAACTTAACTTTTTTTGTCGGTCTTCATTTATCCCAGAGCTACATGCACTCCAGTTGAGTTTTACCATTGAAATGGTGAAAATTGAGTTATGTATTTAAGTCAATTGACAGAACATTAATCTGCAACAGATAATTGATAATCAAATGTGAAGATAATCTTTAGTTGCATtcacaaacaattaaaaaaatagttacaacagtaaaataccaCTGTGAAGAAGATGTGAATTAATGTATGAGTAGTATTAATCCAATTATATAATATGTGACAGTCGCAGGATATTTTTTATACTACTTTACTTTAGAAAACTTTAAGTACATTTCTTTGA is a window encoding:
- the fbxo5 gene encoding F-box only protein 5 translates to MFHPKKATMKCPRYEVTKTNNMEKSSANVAAAEYKGLHHKASPMKEPTPIKPQCPPAGVTTVLFSLNNTTRAVHNKENSTSREHDRTLDEGHEDSGYLSLHNSQIDDHHGDEEDDHIQKKLTAALLPSSTHHEKTISPNNSPSKCQGRTNSSYPVVAASTPVDRPRRRTAAYSSSSTPSNRHSDPNLPILKFQQAVCEELAKSYRKNKKYDWSIVSKVAEDYLLDRVIGGQMGREYVDMFTSLLSRNMRSILTNILALLGDMDLISCKKVSRTWRKIICEDTTALSRCRQAEEALRESRSSLRQRGCGLTRDVAVSRMVLSCMQTLASSSTPSSSSSSSSSSSSSAQSCKVNRRTPLSQKGNMPNSQCTRFKDYMQAASTLKQHESLRPCKRCGSPATHSAETQRATCTRLNCLFDFCTCCQEAFHGSTPCRTVQPRTQFLSSKTTPIIPGSARSKRNIRRL